TCCCGACACGGATCTTATTTTTGGTCGCAAAGAGTCCCATCTCACCATCGCCAATGAAGGCCAGAGGTCTGATATAGCCGCTCTTGAGGCGATTCACACGGACGGTTTCCCGGCAGGCCTCAAAGATCTCTTCCTGGGAATAAGGGATCTGTAAGGTCACAACATGGGCGGAATCAAAGAGCCTTCGGACATGCTCCTTGAGGCGGAATATGAAGGGGCGTCCTCCCGGTCCTTCATAGAAGCGGATCCCCTCAAAAACACCGAGCCCATAATGCAAGGTGTGTGTGAGGAGATGGACGTTGGCGTCCTCCCATGGGACGAGCTTTCCATCCAACCAGATCTTATCGACTTTTTTTAACATGAGGAGGTTACCACCTTTCTTAGATTTTCCAGATATGGTTCCCTAACAACACCGTTCTCGGTGATAATAGCGGTTACCAGGTGATGGGGGGTGACGTCAAAGGCAGGATTTTTTACTTGAATCCCTTCCGGGGCCACCTGCTGTCGGTAAAAGTGGGTCACTTCCTGAGGGGGGCGTTCTTCAATCGGGATCTCCATGCCACTGGGGCATCGGAGATCAATTGTTGAAACGGGGGCGGCCACATAAAACGGGATGTTGTGTTGCCGTGCCAGGACCGCCACGCCGTAGGTCCCGATCTTGTTGGCGACGTCTCCATTAGCCGCAATCCGGTCGGCCCCCACAATGACCGCCTGAATTTTTCCCCTCTGCATAAAATGGGCTGCCATGTTATCGGTGATCAAGGTTGTCGGGATCCCGTTTTTAGCCAATTCCCATGCGGTGAGCCTGGAACCCTGAAGAAACGGTCGTGTCTCATCGGCAAAGACCTGAAACTTTTTTCCCTGTTCTGCCGCGGCGTAAAGGACGCCCAACGCGGTTCCGTAGCCAGCGGTTGCCAGCGCGCCGGCATTACAGTGGGTCAAGATCGTTTGTCCGGATTGAATGAGCGATGAGCCGTGAAGCCCCATCTGCCGGTTGGTGGCGATATCCTCTTCAAAAATATTCAGGGCCTCCGTCTTGAGGGCATCGCGCAGGGAATCGAGAGACAGGCCGCTATTTTTTTGAATGACTTTTCGCATTCGCTCGATGGCCCATTGGAGATTAACGGCGGTCGGACGCGTCTCCAGCAAGCTCTTGAAGACCTGCTCCATCTTTTCCTGGAATTCTGCAATATCTCTGGCGGAGATCCCCAGGGCGCCCAGGGCTGTCCCCATGGCAGCCGCGACACCGATCGCGGGTGCCCCACGAACGGTCATGTTCCGGATCGCGTCAGAGACCTGTTTGTAGTCGGAGCACTCGACATAAACCTCTTCCAGGGGGAGCCGTCGTTGATCGATCAGAATCACCTTGTCGTCGCGCCACTCGATCGTTTTGAATTTCATGCGATGCTATCTACAAAGCAGGGAGGAATGGTGTCAACCGATGTTCCGCCGTATCATCTCATGCTTATCTATTATTTGTACCAATTGACAAAAAGATATGCTACTCCTGGTCTGAAGGAGGAAATATGGAATCCAAATACAAGAGGATGAAAGGGCA
The Deltaproteobacteria bacterium genome window above contains:
- the mtnA gene encoding S-methyl-5-thioribose-1-phosphate isomerase, producing MKFKTIEWRDDKVILIDQRRLPLEEVYVECSDYKQVSDAIRNMTVRGAPAIGVAAAMGTALGALGISARDIAEFQEKMEQVFKSLLETRPTAVNLQWAIERMRKVIQKNSGLSLDSLRDALKTEALNIFEEDIATNRQMGLHGSSLIQSGQTILTHCNAGALATAGYGTALGVLYAAAEQGKKFQVFADETRPFLQGSRLTAWELAKNGIPTTLITDNMAAHFMQRGKIQAVIVGADRIAANGDVANKIGTYGVAVLARQHNIPFYVAAPVSTIDLRCPSGMEIPIEERPPQEVTHFYRQQVAPEGIQVKNPAFDVTPHHLVTAIITENGVVREPYLENLRKVVTSSC